The following proteins are encoded in a genomic region of Palaemon carinicauda isolate YSFRI2023 chromosome 19, ASM3689809v2, whole genome shotgun sequence:
- the LOC137659004 gene encoding proteasome subunit alpha type-7-B-like, producing MDDTPHLYLTDPSGTYTEWQANATGRSAKTVREFLEKHYSEDAVSTEEGAIKLVVRALLEVVQSGAKNVEVAIMKPNEQMKVSVLRLKIAIFPDGTAVLYCSLHTSGYFPYRSSSAC from the exons ATGGATGACACTCCCCATTTGTACCTGACAGATCCATCTGGAACATACACAGAGTGGCAG gctaaTGCCACCGGCCGCAGTGCAAAAACCGTGCGAGAGTTTCTCGAGAAACATTACTCCGAGGATGCCGTGTCCACCGAAGAAGGTGCCATAAAGCTCGTTGTACGTGCTCTATTAGAAGTGGTGCAATCCGGTGCAAAGAATGTAGAAGTGGCTATCATGAAGCCAAATGAACAAATGAAGGTGAGTGTTTTAAGACTGAAAATTGCTATTTTCCCAGATGGTACAGCAGTGCTGTATTGCTCGCTTCACACGAGTGGATATTTTCCGTACAGAAGTAGTTCTGCCTGTTAG